The nucleotide window TCACGCCGCGTCTCCATTTTTGCCGATAGCAAGCCATTTCCATGCAGCGCCGGTTTTTATTTTCAGTATGTGCATTTTTCTTCCCGGCTATTCTGTAAGAAATCCCGGCATTAAAAAAGGAAAAAAATCATAAAGAAAGCAGGGGCCGACTGCATTTGCCCCTGCTTTCTTTTATGGGAATTTCGAATTGAGAAATAGATCTGGTCCTGTTTTTTTACTCTCCGATCTGGTTGACTGTGCCTGCGAAGGTACAGCCTCCGTCGGCAAGAATATCCACTCCGGTGATGTATCCGGCGCCTTTACTGCAAAGGAACGCCACCAGCTTCCCCATTTCATAAGGGTGTCCCCATCTCTGCAGAGGGATACCCTGCAGATTCCTTTCGGCAGACTCCGGCGCGTTGTCGATCAGAGCCTGATGCATCGGGGTCAGATAAGAACCGGGAGATACGGAAAGAATCCGGCAGCCTTTTTTCGCAAACCGCCATGTATTGGCATAGACAAAATATTTAACAAAATTTTTGGACAGGCAATACGCAGAACCGGCCCTGGCATTTTCCGGAAGATGCATCACATCCGCCAAAAAATCCATCATCAGGGCGGGAAATCCAGGCTCCTTCCATTTTTCATAGACCTGCTTGGCAAGCGGCGCCAAAGGGGCCATCTTCTCGTTGGTATCCATCACATAACCGGCCGTCGATCCGAAGCAGATCACCACTCCGCCCTCTTCCATGACCGGATAAAATGCCTGCACAATGTTGATAGGCCCAAGAGTATTGATCCTCAAAATATCCTCTGCCTTTGTATTGGCAGGCGAGACTCCGGCCGTATGGATGACATTTACCACGTCTCCCAGGCCCGCCGCGTACTCCGCACAGGCCTTTGCCGCCTCTGCATCTGCGGCGTCCATTTGGAATATATGGACATCAGCGCCAAAGGTCAGCAATCCGGCCTTCGCTTTTTCAAGTCCTGCCGCCCCGCGGGCACAGAGCAGGACTGATGTTTCGGATGCCAGACATCTGGCTGCCGCAAGGCCGAGCCCGCTGCTTCCTCCAGTGATCACTGAAAGCTTTTTCCTCATTTCTTTCCTCTCTTTCTTCATCGTCAGCAGACAGACATGCCGCCGTCCACAGAGATCACGGCGCCGTTGATCCACTTTGCCTCCTCACTGCATAAAAATAAACACACATTTGCGATATCCTCAGGATAACCAAACCAGTTGACCGGCATATCCATAATAAGCTTGGACAGCGCTCCCTGAGCCTCGTGATATTTTCCTCCGGAGGTCACTCCGATATTTGTCCTCGTCCCTCCCGGATGGATGATATTACATCTGATATTCTGTTTCGCAAAGCCGAACGCGACGCTTTTAGTCAGCCCCTCCAGACCGGCCTTGGCCGCCGTATAGCTGGGCCCGTGATTCCCCCTGAGAGCTGCGTAAGAACCAATATTGACAATGCTCCCTCCGCCGCTCTCCACGAGAAGCGGGACTGCGGCCCGGATAATACGGAAGGGAGCCTTTAGATCCGTCTCCAAGACTCTGTCCCACCGTTCATCATCCGTCTCCAGAAGGGGATAGCTCAGGTCATTGATTCCTGCGGCATTGCAGATTCCATCCAGGCGGCCGAAAGTCTCTTTGGCAGCTCCTGCCATCCTTTCCGCCATTCCGTTTTCCGTGATATCCCCTATCACCGGACGCACTCTGGGATCCTTTTTCCACTGTTCCATCCGCTTTTCATCTCTGCCTACAGCGACGGCCCTCGCCCCCTCCTCCAGGAACCGGGCCGTGACAGCCTTACCCATGCCGCTGCTGGCTCCTGTGATCAGAAACACTTTTCCGTCTAATCGTTTTTCCACATAAACCTCCTATTCCTCTGTCAGTTCTTCCTTCGGGAAGCGGAATGTAAAGATGGCAATGATCAGCGCCACTGCAACAAACCCTGCCCCCACCAGAAATACCTGATTAAAGGTCGCTCCAAAGTTGATACACGCGCCGCAGATAGCTCCAAAAATACTGGCGCCGCCGGTGCTGCTGAACTGATACATCCCCTGCGCTTTCGGGATTTCATCCGGTTTAAGCTCTGACTGGAAAAACGGAGCGTGGATGGACTGAGTGATCGCCTGGCTGATACCTCCGATCGCCGTCGCCACATAGATCACCAGCATGGAGGAATCCGGCTTTAGTGTGGAAAGGATCACCAGCGCTATCACGTAAATGCTGAGAGCCAAAAGGGCCATGGGACGGAACCGCTTTTTAAAGTTCTTTCCGATAATAGTCCCGATAGCCAGGCCGACAATCGCCTGGACGATGGTCTGCGGCATGGTCACAGTCGAGCTCTGAAATGAAGTTCCCTGCATCACATATGTCACGTAACGGACCGCATAAGCCGTTATACAAGTGGAATATGCGACCATCAGAGCCTGCACGCTGAATGTGGCGCGGAACCGCTTCTTTATGAACATTTCCACCGGCACCGAAGGATTGTCTGATCTCAGTTCCAGTTTTATTAAAAGTACAAGAGCTATGACTGCCGCCAGAGGCAAAATGATTCCCGGCACGCTGAGAAGCGCAAAATACGATCCCACCATACAAAGCCACAAGATCAGGCAGCATACGAAGACGATTAAAAGAGCAATGCCCCCAAAATCAAACTTCTTTCCATTTCCAGGCCGTTTTTGGTATGGATACAACAGGCCCAGAGTAATCAGAGGAATCACCGCAAAAACGCCATAGATGATCAGCCCCGCGTTGGAGGACACGGCATCGATAACAGCGCCTGTAAGCCCCGGCCCGACCAGCGAGCCGACCGCTGAGGCCGTAGCGATAAAACCGTAGAATTTCGGCCGCTCCTCCGGCGAAACGATAGTCGCCATCATGGTGTACGGCGCCGATATGTACAATCCTGCCGCCAGTCCCATCATTGCCCAGAGCGCTGTAAAGATCCCCACATTCGGCGCGAACATCAAAAGGAAGCGGATTGCAAAATGGGAGATCACACCGGCCAGAGTCACTCTCTTCACACTGAACTTGCTGCAGAGCATGCCCACCAGGGGCAGCGAGATCATCATGCCCATGCCGCCCAGCGTCGCATACAGAGAGTACATTTCCGTAATATTGAACTGGACCAATTTGCTCGGCAGGACCAGATTGTTTCCATAGTTGGCCGCCTGAGATGTTACAGTTGTCAGAAGCACGCCAACGATCAACAGCAATCTTTTCTTTCCGGTAAATCCATTTCCGGTAGCTGCTTTATTTTCCGTCATATTTCCTCCTTTCATACTCAATACCCCCTACGCCTGCCTTTATTCCTGACGGGGAGGATACTCCGCACATTTCGGCTGGTGAGTCACGATATTCCGCAGCATGCCGCTGTCCGCAACAATACATTCTCCGGTCACGCCGTCTGCCATCTTTGTGCAGAAACCATAGATCACGATCGCGACACTGTCCGCCGTCGGAACCTCCGCCAAAGTAGCCGCACGCATTTCAATCCCTATCTCTTTCTGCTTTTCAGGAGAAAGAGTTCGAACCGGCCCGTTTGTGAGACAGCCGGGCGTCTTCATGCCGCCGGGCGCCACGGTGTTTACCATGATGCCAAAACGCTTCAGTTCCTTTCCCAGTTCCTGGGTCATGGCTATTACGCCGCCCTTAGAGGCAGTATAATGGCAGTAGCCGCCAAAAAGAGGCTGGCTCAAATACGCGCTGTTGGAAGAAACCAATACCATTTTGCCCCGGACCTGATGCTCTGTCATATATCTGCTCACATGCTTTGCGCAACGGAACGCGCCGACCAGATTGACATCAATAATCCTCTGGAATTCCTCTTCCGGCATATCATAGACATGGGCAAAGCTCCACACGCCCGCCGATGTTACAAGGATATCCACGCTTCCATAGGTTTCTGCCGTAAATGCCACCAGACGTTCCACATCTGATTCAATCCGCACGTCTGTCCTGCAGAATGAGACTTCATAACCCTTGGTTCTGAGCAGCTCGACGGCCACATCGCCCTTTTCCTGCGTAGAGCCGGCGATAACCACCTTCGCTCCGCCCTGGCACAGGCGCTGGGCGGCGCAGAATCCGAGTCCGGAGGTGCCGCCTGTTACAATGGCCGCCTGCCCCTTTACAGAAAGCATTTCTTCCAGAGATAATGTATCTTCAAGATAGCTGTTCAGCATAGCGGCTGCCGCCGCTTTTGGATCAAATGCCATATCATTTCCTCCCTCATCTAAATAAACGGTTTTTCCGTGATCACACCGTCAAAGCCATGGACGCTCACATGGTCGCCGACTTTCAGCGTTCCCTTTTCCGCCAGTATATAGCCGATATTGATATCCTTTACAAAGCTGTATGTAAACTTTGAAACGCGTCCAACCTCTCTCCCGCCCAAGAGCACAGGGTCGCCGGGGCCGCCAAATCCTTTATGCTGAATATGGACATCGGCTTCTTCTACGGTAAATCCCAGCATTTCACGGGCCGGTCCCTGCTCCCGGATCTTCTCCAGCGCCTCTCTTCCGATGAAATCTCTATCCCAGCCGATTCCCCGTTCCAGGCCGACCTCAAAAGGATTGGTATACATCAGATCGCGCATATAATAAAAGCCTGCCTCTGTAGGAAGGGAGATCGCCATGATCTGAAAATCTGTCACCTCTTTTGCGTCAAAGGCTTCCCCTTTTTCTCTTAATTTTTCCTCAATGGCCGCGCCCTGCTCCGGGGACACATATATCTCATAGCCAAGCTTCTCACCGGTAAAACCGCCGCGATTGATCTTTACAGGGATTCCCTCTATGGAATTATCCGCTATGGAGAAGAATTTCTGCTCATCCACAGGAGTATCCGTCAAGGCATTCACCAGATCTCTGGACCTGGGGCCCTGAACGGCGTACATATCCCATTTCTTGGTCACATCCTCATAAGCGGTTTCTTCCCCGTTACGATGGGCGTCGAACCAGGCTGTCAGTTTTTTTACAAACAGAGTAGATACCCAGAATTTATCCTCTTCCAGCCTCAGGACGACTACATCGTCGATAATCTCCGCTTTTTCATTCAGCATGGCAGTATAACGGTCTCTTCCAACCTTCAGATTGGCAACAGGATTGGCAAACATCCTATCTAAGAACGCGGCTGCATCTTTACCCGTCACCTCAAGGAGCTGATGGGTCCAATAATACCAGCCGGCAGTCTGCCTCACGGCCATGTGCTCCGACCGCTTCATTTCGTCATATTTATATACATTTTGATACATATCCGAATGCTCCTTTCCTATCCTTGACTGCGAGATCAACAGTACTTATCAATCTTCTTTTTGATCACGATGCGTACCTTGTCATCACCTGCATCACCAGGCTCCTCCCATAAAAACCATTGTGCGCCTGCCAGTGTCCTTACCTCGCCGCCCCACAGGGCCAGATATGCAGTGACCAGCCTGGGCATCCTTCTCTGAAGTTTTGCGCGGTCAACAAGATAAATGACTTCCTCTTTATTAAATGCTTCAATCTCATAAGGAACCGTAAGACACTGCATTACCGTTTCCAGATAGGCTCCCATCAGGCGTCCGTCATTTACGTCTGCCGGCGCTCCCAGCCAGCTTCGCACCGCGTCCTTTGTATAAAAATCGCCAAAGGCTGTCTTTCCGGCCGCTTCAAATACGCAGCGGATGACATGATCTACGAATTTTTCGTCCAGTGTACCGTCTTTGATCAGCTCCTCAAGGACAGGAATCAGATAATCCGTACCTGTCGCCGACGCGCAGCCTGCCAGAGCCGTATTGGGATCTTCTTCCATGCAGGTCCCGTTACAGAATTTATAATTGGTCTCTTCACGGAAGATCATAGATTCCTTTACGGTATATTCCTCCGCCGTATCTTTAATCTGGTCGGAGGTAGCGATAGGGCCGAAGCATTCCCACTGTTTATGTTCCGGCATCGGAAACTTCTCGCGGCTTTCCGCCACGATACGACAATGCCGGTCACCGCAGCCTCTGGCCTCGACCATATGAAACTCCACTCTGGGACCTTCTTTCATATGAACCGCATATCCGTCTGCTACCCCCTGCAGAGATTGAGTCGTGGCGCGGCAAAGCTCGGATCCGACGATATCCCAGTCACAGACATCCAGTTCTTTTTCCACACGATAGGTACCAAAATCCGTCACGCGCCCGCACATGAGATACCGGTCGTCCCCGGAATCGCCGTTCAAAGAACCTGTAAAATTACCTCGGCAGAACGGATGTGCGTTGTGCTTATCGATTCCGATCACCGGACCATACGGACCCGAAAATAGAGGATATAACCTCGCATACGCATTTTTACAGATCGCTTCGCACCGTTTCTCATAATCCGGGACTAATATTCTGTACACCTGCATCATACTGGCCGCCACCGTCGCCCCATATCGGGAACAAAAGTGTGCCGCATCATGGTATGAGATCAGTTTCTCCCAAGGTGTCTTGATGGCCGGATGATCCGGCAGCGCCCCCTTCCCGACTTCCCTCGGTATCCGTTCATCAATTTTTTTGCTCATAATACCCTCTCCTTTCAGAAAACTCATAATTCTCGCAAAATCTTTCTTTTATCTTATCTGAATACCCCTATAATTGTAAATCCGACAAACTGAATCTATATTTAAGCAGAAAATTCAGCACTTTGTGTGGCATAATAGCTGACAAAATATTTTTTGAGATCATTTTTAGAAACCTCCGATTAAGCTCCAGTTAAGCGCCTTATGGCAGCGGGCCGCCTGGATGGAATCGGATTTCCTCATGCCTTTTAAATAAGGCAAAAAAATTTGTTTGAATGATACTGAAAGGTGTGAAATAAAAAAACACCGGACTTCTCAGCCCGGTGTTTTTCTTCTATTCTTATTTTTGCATCTCCTCATACATCTCCTGTAAATACATGCAATACCTGATATACATTCTCTTCTCTGCTGTGGCTAAATCTACCAATTGTTCAATCCGCCGCAGCCTGTTTTGAAGCGTCGTCCTGTGGATGAACAGGTCTCTGGCTGTCTGTGTGCCGTTCATTTCATTGTCCAGATAGACCTTAAGCGTTTTCCAGCCGTCATACTCTCCCTGCCCTTCCTCATTCCGCAAATGCAGCAGGCCCTCCGGCATCATGTATTCCAATGGAAATTCCCCGACGCTGTTATTGAGCCCATAGTACAATGCGTAATCTGTAAACAGATACAGGACCTCTTTCCGCTCCATATTGTCTGCCGTCTCAAGCGCGGCCACAGCCTGTCGAAAATAGAATCTTGCCTTCCGCATATTGGTGAACCGGCCGCTCACCCCCGCATGACAGAATAATTTCTCCGCGGTCTGCTCCAGACTCTCCGGCAGTCCTCCCATAAGAACACCTGCGGACTCCATCGGAATGAGCATCGCCACGTAGGGCTCAGCATGAAGTGCCAGACTTCCGGGAAATGAAGTCTCCACCTGCTCGCAGAGGTATTCAATCGGAAGACTTTCCATGATGCCGGAAGGCTTCGCCGCCAGGCATACCCAGCTGCTTCTTTCCCTCGGGACCATACTGAGAGCTTTTAGAAGGCGGGAGTCACTGACCGGCATACAGCTCAAAAGATCCCGGAAAACTGTTTTCAGCGTGACAAGGCTGCTCTTTCCGCTTTCCGCCTGCTTGCCTACAGCTGCGCTCGCATACTGGAAAAAAAATTTAAATAACTCCAGCTGCCCACGCGTATGAGGAGAATGGGCATTGGACAGTGTGAGCAGCCCCTGATAACTGCCCTGCTTATAAATGTTGATACAATAAATATCGTTTTCACCTGAATGATAAATAAACGGTTCTCTCATGGCGACATTCCTGGCATGAGAATCTGAAAAACTCCTGACCCGGTCGGCGCTTAAGGCAGCGCCAATGAGTTGGGAGTTTCCCCCATCCGGATCTGCCTGAGCCACAATTTCCAAATGTTTATTGCAAAAAGAGATGGAATCGTTCAACAAAGGAGCTGTAATCCGTATCATTTCCCCGATATCCGCCGTCTTATCTAAAATCCGCCGCAATTTGTCCCGCCAGCTTTCATATTTGGCAAACGTATCCTGAAGTACATTGAACACCAGGAGAAGATCTGCCTCCTCTGGAATGGAAAACAGACGGCATCCCCGCGGATTCCAAGAAGCGGGCATCCGCCCTCCTACGCAGATCAGAAGGCATCCAGATACCTTCTGCGGCTCCGGCAGTTCCCCTGCCCTCCCTACACAGATCATTCCGGTCCGGTACTCCATTCCCTCCCGAAAAAAGACCGGGGGCTCCAGAGTCAGGGAATAAATTTCCTTTCCGCAGCATATCACCTCAAAATATTCGGACAGACTCTGATAAAGAATATCTGCATTGAGCTTCATGATACCCCTCCC belongs to Qiania dongpingensis and includes:
- a CDS encoding aminomethyltransferase family protein: MYQNVYKYDEMKRSEHMAVRQTAGWYYWTHQLLEVTGKDAAAFLDRMFANPVANLKVGRDRYTAMLNEKAEIIDDVVVLRLEEDKFWVSTLFVKKLTAWFDAHRNGEETAYEDVTKKWDMYAVQGPRSRDLVNALTDTPVDEQKFFSIADNSIEGIPVKINRGGFTGEKLGYEIYVSPEQGAAIEEKLREKGEAFDAKEVTDFQIMAISLPTEAGFYYMRDLMYTNPFEVGLERGIGWDRDFIGREALEKIREQGPAREMLGFTVEEADVHIQHKGFGGPGDPVLLGGREVGRVSKFTYSFVKDINIGYILAEKGTLKVGDHVSVHGFDGVITEKPFI
- a CDS encoding SDR family NAD(P)-dependent oxidoreductase, with protein sequence MAFDPKAAAAAMLNSYLEDTLSLEEMLSVKGQAAIVTGGTSGLGFCAAQRLCQGGAKVVIAGSTQEKGDVAVELLRTKGYEVSFCRTDVRIESDVERLVAFTAETYGSVDILVTSAGVWSFAHVYDMPEEEFQRIIDVNLVGAFRCAKHVSRYMTEHQVRGKMVLVSSNSAYLSQPLFGGYCHYTASKGGVIAMTQELGKELKRFGIMVNTVAPGGMKTPGCLTNGPVRTLSPEKQKEIGIEMRAATLAEVPTADSVAIVIYGFCTKMADGVTGECIVADSGMLRNIVTHQPKCAEYPPRQE
- a CDS encoding SDR family NAD(P)-dependent oxidoreductase, coding for MDQRRRDLCGRRHVCLLTMKKERKEMRKKLSVITGGSSGLGLAAARCLASETSVLLCARGAAGLEKAKAGLLTFGADVHIFQMDAADAEAAKACAEYAAGLGDVVNVIHTAGVSPANTKAEDILRINTLGPINIVQAFYPVMEEGGVVICFGSTAGYVMDTNEKMAPLAPLAKQVYEKWKEPGFPALMMDFLADVMHLPENARAGSAYCLSKNFVKYFVYANTWRFAKKGCRILSVSPGSYLTPMHQALIDNAPESAERNLQGIPLQRWGHPYEMGKLVAFLCSKGAGYITGVDILADGGCTFAGTVNQIGE
- a CDS encoding PucR family transcriptional regulator; this translates as MKLNADILYQSLSEYFEVICCGKEIYSLTLEPPVFFREGMEYRTGMICVGRAGELPEPQKVSGCLLICVGGRMPASWNPRGCRLFSIPEEADLLLVFNVLQDTFAKYESWRDKLRRILDKTADIGEMIRITAPLLNDSISFCNKHLEIVAQADPDGGNSQLIGAALSADRVRSFSDSHARNVAMREPFIYHSGENDIYCINIYKQGSYQGLLTLSNAHSPHTRGQLELFKFFFQYASAAVGKQAESGKSSLVTLKTVFRDLLSCMPVSDSRLLKALSMVPRERSSWVCLAAKPSGIMESLPIEYLCEQVETSFPGSLALHAEPYVAMLIPMESAGVLMGGLPESLEQTAEKLFCHAGVSGRFTNMRKARFYFRQAVAALETADNMERKEVLYLFTDYALYYGLNNSVGEFPLEYMMPEGLLHLRNEEGQGEYDGWKTLKVYLDNEMNGTQTARDLFIHRTTLQNRLRRIEQLVDLATAEKRMYIRYCMYLQEMYEEMQK
- a CDS encoding MFS transporter; amino-acid sequence: MKGGNMTENKAATGNGFTGKKRLLLIVGVLLTTVTSQAANYGNNLVLPSKLVQFNITEMYSLYATLGGMGMMISLPLVGMLCSKFSVKRVTLAGVISHFAIRFLLMFAPNVGIFTALWAMMGLAAGLYISAPYTMMATIVSPEERPKFYGFIATASAVGSLVGPGLTGAVIDAVSSNAGLIIYGVFAVIPLITLGLLYPYQKRPGNGKKFDFGGIALLIVFVCCLILWLCMVGSYFALLSVPGIILPLAAVIALVLLIKLELRSDNPSVPVEMFIKKRFRATFSVQALMVAYSTCITAYAVRYVTYVMQGTSFQSSTVTMPQTIVQAIVGLAIGTIIGKNFKKRFRPMALLALSIYVIALVILSTLKPDSSMLVIYVATAIGGISQAITQSIHAPFFQSELKPDEIPKAQGMYQFSSTGGASIFGAICGACINFGATFNQVFLVGAGFVAVALIIAIFTFRFPKEELTEE
- a CDS encoding SDR family NAD(P)-dependent oxidoreductase; translated protein: MEKRLDGKVFLITGASSGMGKAVTARFLEEGARAVAVGRDEKRMEQWKKDPRVRPVIGDITENGMAERMAGAAKETFGRLDGICNAAGINDLSYPLLETDDERWDRVLETDLKAPFRIIRAAVPLLVESGGGSIVNIGSYAALRGNHGPSYTAAKAGLEGLTKSVAFGFAKQNIRCNIIHPGGTRTNIGVTSGGKYHEAQGALSKLIMDMPVNWFGYPEDIANVCLFLCSEEAKWINGAVISVDGGMSVC